Proteins encoded by one window of Paenibacillus urinalis:
- a CDS encoding GNAT family N-acetyltransferase — translation MKSRVELYEAADASELEWPDNEYGRYAKRYLLPLLQEGSERFVRNVRTRILVLTADGIPLPITVNEEEYDNSYVCSPYTHYVSYAKQELNLLGNRALIAGLDALLSGIGRLLKLSGFNRVVHVNNWLLSTNLYPELNAAQWDAVLDKLVARFPGHAIAFRSLNPSLNAPMLDLFRSKGCLLVPSRQIYLLRTGDAGFGNAKSRWLLKRDGTLAAKEGYETVGPGDVTRQDLPRIAELYRLLYLDKYSWHNPQFTERFLEEALDNRILELHGFRRNGRLDAALGFYARDGVMTTPLFGYDTSLPQELGLYRMLSARLIELAGERGFLLHESSGAAQFKRNRGAEAEIEFSAVYVRHLPLKRRMPWATLGKLLNRIGVPLLRKHKL, via the coding sequence TTGAAGTCCCGAGTCGAGCTGTACGAAGCGGCCGACGCGAGCGAACTCGAGTGGCCCGACAACGAATACGGACGCTATGCCAAGCGGTATTTGCTGCCTCTTCTGCAGGAAGGTTCAGAGCGGTTCGTACGGAACGTCCGTACCCGGATCCTCGTGCTGACGGCGGACGGGATTCCGCTTCCGATCACCGTGAATGAAGAGGAGTACGACAACAGCTACGTCTGCTCCCCGTACACCCACTATGTCAGCTACGCGAAACAGGAGCTTAACTTGCTGGGCAACCGCGCGCTGATTGCCGGACTGGACGCGCTTCTGTCCGGAATCGGCCGCCTGCTGAAGCTCAGCGGCTTTAACCGGGTCGTGCACGTCAACAACTGGCTGCTGTCGACCAATCTGTACCCGGAGCTGAACGCCGCGCAATGGGACGCCGTGCTGGACAAGCTGGTCGCCCGCTTCCCCGGGCATGCGATCGCTTTTCGCTCGCTTAATCCGTCTCTCAATGCGCCCATGCTGGACCTCTTTCGTTCCAAGGGCTGCCTGCTCGTCCCGAGCAGACAAATTTACTTGCTGAGAACCGGCGATGCCGGCTTCGGCAACGCCAAATCCCGCTGGCTGCTGAAGCGGGACGGCACGCTGGCTGCCAAGGAAGGCTACGAGACCGTCGGCCCCGGCGACGTAACCCGGCAGGATCTCCCCCGCATCGCGGAGTTGTATCGTCTGCTGTATCTCGATAAGTACTCCTGGCACAATCCGCAGTTCACGGAACGTTTTCTGGAGGAGGCGCTCGATAACCGCATATTGGAGCTGCACGGATTTCGCCGCAACGGAAGGCTTGACGCGGCGCTCGGCTTCTACGCCAGGGACGGCGTGATGACGACGCCTTTGTTCGGCTACGACACTTCGCTGCCGCAGGAGCTCGGCTTGTACCGGATGCTGTCCGCCCGGCTCATCGAATTGGCAGGCGAGCGCGGATTTCTGCTGCACGAAAGCTCCGGCGCGGCCCAGTTCAAGCGCAATCGGGGCGCCGAGGCGGAGATCGAATTTTCTGCGGTTTACGTGCGGCATCTGCCGCTGAAGCGCCGCATGCCTTGGGCGACGCTCGGCAAGCTGCTGAATCGCATCGGCGTACCGCTGCTGAGAAAGCACAAGCTGTAG
- a CDS encoding SDR family oxidoreductase, whose translation MSTVERIALVTGASSGFGLLISTALARGGYRVVATMRDPDRREPLMQEADRLGVGDRLEVVRLDVTDPVSIEAAVAHIMERYGRIDALVNNAGYAVGGFSEEVPLEAWRAQMETNFIGVVAATQAVLPIMRRQREGTVIQIGSVSGRIGLPGYGAYAASKFAVEGFSESLRLEVAPYGIRVYLVEPGAYRTPIWDKGFAAIHAKPDSPYGKMLNSVLGFARKSAESAPHPREVAELVARLAASGRTRKLRHPIGRGARLLVTAVRFLPWRWIETAIRKTLDRGASKTTSPENANTKEI comes from the coding sequence ATGTCGACCGTTGAGCGAATCGCCCTCGTAACCGGAGCCTCCAGCGGCTTCGGCCTTTTGATCTCCACCGCCTTGGCCCGCGGCGGGTACCGGGTCGTGGCCACGATGCGCGATCCGGATCGCCGGGAACCGCTCATGCAGGAAGCGGACAGGCTCGGCGTCGGCGACAGGCTGGAGGTCGTCCGACTTGACGTTACCGACCCCGTATCGATTGAAGCGGCCGTCGCGCATATTATGGAACGCTACGGCCGGATCGACGCGCTCGTGAATAATGCCGGCTACGCCGTCGGCGGGTTCTCCGAAGAAGTGCCGCTGGAAGCGTGGAGAGCGCAGATGGAGACGAACTTCATCGGCGTCGTCGCTGCGACGCAGGCCGTTCTGCCCATCATGCGCCGGCAGCGCGAAGGAACGGTCATCCAGATCGGCAGCGTCAGCGGGCGGATCGGCTTGCCCGGCTACGGAGCATACGCCGCCTCCAAGTTCGCGGTCGAAGGCTTCAGCGAGAGTCTGCGGCTCGAGGTTGCGCCCTACGGCATCCGGGTGTACCTCGTGGAGCCCGGAGCCTATCGTACGCCGATCTGGGACAAAGGTTTCGCTGCGATCCACGCCAAGCCCGACTCCCCTTACGGGAAAATGCTTAACTCCGTGCTGGGCTTCGCCCGCAAATCGGCCGAATCCGCCCCGCATCCGCGGGAAGTCGCCGAGCTGGTCGCCCGGCTGGCAGCCTCCGGCCGAACGCGCAAGCTAAGGCATCCGATCGGGCGAGGCGCCCGTTTGCTGGTGACCGCCGTCCGTTTTCTGCCCTGGCGCTGGATCGAAACCGCGATTCGCAAGACGCTGGACCGGGGCGCGTCCAAGACAACAAGTCCGGAGAACGCCAATACGAAAGAAATTTAA
- a CDS encoding NADH:flavin oxidoreductase/NADH oxidase, with translation MTHLDSPFSLKGLALKNRIVMPPMCQYSVETNDGKPNDWHFVHYVSRAIGGAGLIIVEMTDVEPDGRITDRDLGLWSDEQIPAFARIVDEVHKYGAKIGIQIAHAGRKAEDAPTPVGASDIPVPGANGDPVSRRPRALGAEEVRTMVGKFRDAVRRAVEAGFDTIELHGAHGYLIHQFHSPGINNRSDEYGRDPARFGEEIVQAARSVMPADMPLIMRMSAVEYMDGGYDLAHALRIAKRYKDAGVDMFDVSSGGEAPPGSRKPANHPGYQLPFARAFKEALNVPIIAVGNLDQPHLAEAALGNGDAELVAVGRGMLNDPYWALHAIMTVARKAEPPVQYARGIYVR, from the coding sequence ATGACCCATCTAGACTCCCCCTTTTCCCTGAAAGGGCTCGCCTTGAAAAACCGCATCGTCATGCCGCCCATGTGCCAATACTCCGTCGAGACGAACGACGGCAAGCCGAACGATTGGCATTTCGTTCATTACGTCTCCCGGGCGATAGGCGGCGCGGGACTGATCATTGTGGAGATGACCGACGTGGAGCCGGACGGAAGAATAACCGACCGCGACTTGGGGCTCTGGTCGGACGAGCAAATTCCCGCCTTCGCGAGAATCGTCGATGAGGTACATAAATACGGGGCGAAAATCGGCATCCAGATCGCGCACGCAGGACGCAAAGCGGAGGATGCGCCGACGCCCGTCGGAGCGTCGGATATCCCGGTTCCGGGCGCGAACGGAGACCCGGTCTCCCGGCGTCCGCGGGCGCTGGGCGCCGAGGAAGTCCGGACGATGGTCGGGAAGTTCCGGGACGCCGTCCGCCGCGCCGTCGAGGCCGGCTTCGACACGATCGAGCTGCACGGCGCGCACGGCTACTTGATCCACCAGTTCCATTCCCCGGGCATCAACAATCGCTCCGACGAATACGGACGCGATCCGGCTCGCTTCGGCGAGGAAATCGTGCAGGCCGCGCGCAGCGTCATGCCTGCGGACATGCCGCTCATCATGCGCATGTCCGCGGTCGAATACATGGACGGCGGCTACGACCTCGCGCATGCGCTGCGGATCGCGAAGCGCTACAAGGACGCCGGCGTCGATATGTTCGACGTATCCAGCGGCGGCGAAGCGCCTCCGGGCAGCCGCAAGCCCGCCAATCATCCCGGCTATCAGCTTCCGTTCGCGCGCGCCTTCAAGGAAGCGCTGAACGTGCCGATCATCGCCGTCGGCAATTTGGACCAGCCGCACTTGGCCGAGGCCGCTTTGGGCAACGGAGACGCCGAACTGGTCGCCGTCGGGCGGGGTATGCTGAACGATCCTTATTGGGCGCTTCACGCGATTATGACCGTCGCCAGAAAAGCCGAACCGCCCGTACAATACGCAAGAGGCATCTACGTCCGTTAA